One window of Chloroflexota bacterium genomic DNA carries:
- the alaS gene encoding alanine--tRNA ligase: MTIPNNLTGNAIRQTFIDYFAEKAGHTFVPSAPLVPGGDATLLFTNAGMVQFKDVFLGTDKRDYTRAANSQKCMRVAGKHNDLDDVGRDDTHHTFFEMLGNWSFGDYYKKEAIEWGWDLLTNVWGLPKENLYATVFKDEKGEIPTDEEAAGYWKAQPGMAAEHVFYLGRKENFWEMADTGPCGPCSEIHIDLRPEDGPVTEETLDTDRFLELWNLVFIQYNRLSPTELKPLPATHVDTGMGLERIVSVLQTKTSNYRTDLLWPLIKTTQKLTGHNDERVDAEFTPYRVIADHARAATFLIADGVVPGNMGRNYICRMIIRRAYRFGGMLGLHEPFLAPVAQAVIENYGAAYPELTRNRKTILTTITREEEQFQRTLDRATDQLASLLNEIETAGQRILPGDQAADLYTTFGMPLEITRDIARERGLDVDQLGFNQAMETHRLASGAGKAMGALGGEDVEIYTTVLKNLQAQGKLPPEGVEYNPYGKLTFEGELLALMVDGQPTEIAAPGTPVELLLPKTHFYIESGGQVSDTGTVIRPPSASPPQAGGSEGGWEIHITNTRRAAAGIITLIGEVVSGTPKVGDKVVAQIDAARRKDIMRNHTATHLLHYALDKYLGSHARQAGSLVAPDRLRFDFTHPEAVSSEELEKIEAEVNQRILEDRKLDIHFKPLQQAIDEGARALFGEKYGETVRNITINGPAETEAYSNELCGGTHCDNTGEIGTFVIISEGSAAAGIRRIEAVTGREAYKLIQRRFRVLNQAAAALSTTPEKILEKAEGMLNDLNENRKKIAELRQRLASVDFTRLLDNTSNIGGVDVLTATLKDADADTLRQMADTFRQRHPENGVAVIASMINDKPMLIAAVTEDLVKRGLKAGDLVKFVATPLGGGGGGKPTLAQAGGKDASKLQDALTTVAEWVKERL; the protein is encoded by the coding sequence ATGACGATCCCCAACAATCTTACCGGTAACGCCATTCGCCAAACGTTTATTGATTATTTCGCCGAAAAAGCCGGGCACACTTTCGTACCCTCCGCTCCGTTGGTTCCCGGCGGCGATGCCACTCTGCTCTTCACCAACGCCGGGATGGTGCAATTCAAAGATGTTTTTCTCGGCACCGACAAGCGCGACTACACACGCGCCGCCAACTCGCAGAAATGTATGCGCGTCGCCGGAAAACACAACGACCTCGACGATGTTGGCCGCGACGACACGCATCACACTTTCTTCGAGATGCTGGGGAACTGGTCCTTCGGCGATTACTATAAAAAAGAAGCCATCGAATGGGGTTGGGATTTACTCACCAACGTCTGGGGCTTACCCAAAGAAAATCTCTACGCCACAGTCTTCAAGGATGAGAAGGGCGAAATCCCCACCGACGAAGAAGCCGCCGGATACTGGAAAGCACAACCCGGCATGGCTGCGGAGCACGTATTCTATTTGGGTCGCAAAGAAAATTTCTGGGAAATGGCCGACACTGGCCCCTGCGGCCCGTGCTCCGAAATCCACATCGACTTACGCCCCGAAGACGGCCCCGTGACCGAAGAAACCCTCGACACCGACCGCTTCCTCGAACTCTGGAATCTGGTTTTTATCCAGTACAACCGTCTCAGCCCAACTGAACTCAAACCCCTGCCCGCCACGCATGTCGATACGGGTATGGGGCTGGAGCGCATTGTTTCGGTATTGCAAACAAAGACTTCCAATTACCGTACCGATTTGCTCTGGCCGCTGATTAAAACCACGCAAAAACTCACCGGCCACAACGACGAACGGGTGGACGCCGAATTCACCCCCTACCGCGTGATTGCCGACCATGCCCGCGCGGCAACCTTCCTGATCGCCGATGGCGTTGTGCCCGGCAATATGGGACGCAATTATATTTGTCGCATGATCATCCGGCGCGCCTATCGCTTCGGCGGCATGCTCGGCCTTCACGAACCCTTCCTGGCGCCGGTTGCACAGGCCGTCATCGAGAATTACGGCGCGGCCTACCCTGAACTTACTCGTAACCGCAAGACTATTCTCACCACCATCACACGCGAAGAAGAACAATTCCAGCGCACGCTTGACCGCGCCACCGACCAGCTCGCCAGCCTACTCAACGAAATCGAAACCGCGGGGCAGCGCATCCTCCCCGGCGATCAAGCCGCCGATCTCTACACCACCTTTGGCATGCCGCTCGAAATCACCCGCGATATTGCCCGCGAACGCGGGCTGGATGTCGATCAACTTGGTTTTAATCAAGCGATGGAAACACACCGCCTGGCCTCGGGCGCGGGCAAAGCTATGGGCGCGCTGGGTGGCGAAGATGTTGAAATTTACACCACCGTGCTGAAAAATTTACAGGCACAGGGGAAACTCCCCCCTGAGGGGGTGGAATACAATCCCTATGGAAAACTCACCTTCGAGGGTGAACTCCTGGCCCTGATGGTGGACGGTCAGCCGACCGAGATAGCGGCTCCTGGAACCCCCGTAGAGCTACTACTCCCCAAGACCCATTTCTACATCGAATCGGGTGGGCAGGTTAGTGATACGGGTACGGTTATTCGCCCTCCCTCCGCCTCCCCCCCGCAAGCGGGGGGGAGTGAGGGGGGGTGGGAGATTCACATCACCAATACGCGCCGCGCCGCGGCCGGAATTATCACCTTAATCGGTGAAGTCGTCTCCGGAACACCCAAAGTTGGCGACAAAGTCGTCGCCCAAATCGATGCCGCCCGCCGCAAAGATATTATGCGCAATCACACCGCCACGCACCTGCTGCACTACGCCCTCGATAAATACCTGGGCAGCCACGCCCGACAAGCCGGTTCGCTGGTTGCACCCGACCGTCTGCGCTTCGATTTCACGCATCCTGAGGCCGTGAGTAGCGAAGAACTCGAAAAAATCGAGGCCGAAGTCAACCAGCGCATTCTGGAAGACCGCAAGCTGGATATTCACTTTAAACCCTTGCAGCAAGCCATCGACGAAGGCGCGCGCGCCCTCTTTGGCGAGAAATACGGCGAAACTGTGCGCAATATCACTATTAATGGCCCCGCTGAAACCGAAGCTTACTCCAATGAACTCTGCGGCGGCACCCACTGCGACAACACCGGCGAGATTGGCACTTTCGTCATCATCAGCGAAGGCAGCGCCGCCGCCGGAATTCGGCGCATCGAGGCCGTCACCGGGCGCGAAGCCTATAAACTCATCCAGCGCCGCTTCCGCGTTCTTAATCAGGCCGCCGCAGCGCTCTCCACCACCCCGGAGAAAATCCTCGAAAAAGCGGAGGGGATGCTAAACGATCTGAATGAAAATCGCAAAAAAATCGCCGAACTGCGTCAACGCCTGGCCTCAGTGGATTTCACCCGCTTACTGGATAATACATCTAATATCGGCGGTGTGGATGTGCTCACCGCCACGCTCAAAGATGCCGATGCCGATACCCTGCGCCAAATGGCCGATACTTTCCGCCAGCGCCACCCCGAAAACGGCGTCGCCGTCATCGCCAGCATGATTAATGATAAACCAATGCTCATCGCGGCGGTTACGGAAGATTTGGTCAAACGCGGCCTGAAAGCAGGCGATCTCGTCAAATTTGTTGCCACACCCCTCGGCGGCGGCGGCGGCGGTAAACCTACCCTCGCCCAAGCAGGCGGAAAAGATGCCAGCAAACTCCAGGATGCATTAACTACCGTGGCGGAGTGGGTAAAAGAACGGCTTTAG